A genomic region of Arachis hypogaea cultivar Tifrunner chromosome 5, arahy.Tifrunner.gnm2.J5K5, whole genome shotgun sequence contains the following coding sequences:
- the LOC112802366 gene encoding NDR1/HIN1-like protein 10, whose product MCLRSFRCSFCCIFVTLYTLFLCFILSIFLFWIIISPSSVKFQVTNASLTQFNLTNNNTTLNYKFKVNITARNPNNNVVVYYRRITAYAWYKDRNFAAVNLAPFDQGHKNTTLLQEAVFEGQSSIRLGPKQIAEYNMERSVGIFNDLAVDLDVRIRAKFGRFKSSRFNPPVVQCRRLRVPLISNGKPPAATFSVTRCRSSNFFQDRDAEAG is encoded by the coding sequence ATGTGTTTGAGATCATTCAGGTGCAGTTTTTGCTGCATCTTCGTCACACTCTACACCTTATTCCTGTGCTTCATTCTATCCATATTCCTATTTTGGATAATCATATCTCCATCAAGTGTCAAATTCCAAGTAACCAATGCTTCCCTCACTCAATTCAATCTCACCAACAACAACACCACATTGAACTACAAATTCAAAGTCAACATCACAGCAAGAAACCCTAACAACAACGTGGTGGTGTACTATAGGAGGATCACCGCATACGCGTGGTACAAAGACAGGAATTTCGCTGCCGTCAACTTGGCGCCATTTGATCAAGGTCACAAGAACACGACCCTCCTTCAAGAAGCCGTGTTCGAAGGACAAAGCTCGATTCGACTCGGGCCAAAGCAAATTGCTGAGTACAACATGGAGAGGAGTGTGGGCATTTTCAATGACTTGGCCGTCGATTTGGATGTTAGAATAAGGGCTAAGTTTGGAAGGTTCAAGAGCAGCCGATTCAATCCGCCGGTTGTTCAGTGTCGCCGGCTCAGGGTTCCTTTGATTTCGAATGGTAAACCGCCGGCGGCAACTTTTAGTGTTACAAGGTGCAGAAGTAGTAATTTCTTTCAAGATCGTGATGCCGAAGCCGGATAA